A window of the Lactuca sativa cultivar Salinas chromosome 5, Lsat_Salinas_v11, whole genome shotgun sequence genome harbors these coding sequences:
- the LOC111891551 gene encoding uncharacterized protein LOC111891551, with amino-acid sequence MSHTPRQLTPLASNKPKKRDEAFDFLKPSTMIPKLAKPLIPRAAPPYKPTHRAPTDNKLLAGYLAHEFLTKGTLFGQPWDPARGGSMPVSATAHSVDLRKPMRQPSFNHKGKTAEPEPKPKPGEKRKFESYAELSALLKGKNGAHIPGIVNPTQLAQFLHLQ; translated from the coding sequence ATGAGCCACACGCCTAGACAATTAACTCCCTTGGCTTCAAATAAGCCAAAAAAGAGAGATGAAGCCTTTGATTTTCTCAAGCCGTCAACAATGATACCAAAGTTAGCCAAGCCTCTCATCCCTCGCGCCGCACCACCGTATAAACCCACCCATCGAGCTCCAACCGATAACAAACTCCTGGCTGGTTACCTGGCTCATGAGTTCCTCACGAAAGGCACGCTGTTTGGCCAGCCATGGGACCCGGCTCGAGGCGGCTCAATGCCAGTTTCTGCCACGGCTCATTCAGTCGATCTTAGAAAGCCGATGAGACAACCGTCTTTTAACCACAAAGGAAAGACAGCCGAGCCGGAGCCAAAGCCGAAGCcgggtgagaaaagaaagttcgaAAGCTACGCTGAGTTATCGGCTCTTCTCAAGGGGAAAAATGGAGCACATATACCTGGCATTGTAAACCCGACCCAATTGGCCCAGTTCTTACATTTACAATGA